In the Anaerostipes caccae L1-92 genome, CAGCCATGGCTGCAAGGACAGCAGCCTGGCCTGCCAGATGTTTTACCGGTGAAGCGGTCATATCCTTTAACATAGAAGATGCCATCATAATGGTAAAAATAACACCGACGATGGAATTTTCCATGCCAAATACTTTCTGGAATACTGTGACAAAAGTAATAATAAAAATAAAATCCAGAGTGGCAAATCTGAAATTCTTCTTCAGACTTTCCTGGCAGGAAGCCAGTATCTTTTTAGTCTTATTGTTCAATTAGAATGCCTCCTTTCAGCAATTCATAATGTTATCATGCCAGAGGACCTTGTTCAAGAACGTCACTTTTGGCTTTTTTTTCGTACACAAACTATATATCCCCATAAATTTTGACAGGATTCATTCATGCCAAGGTTGAATTGCTTGGGCAACTATTTGTTCTGAACATCCTTTATAATAAAAGCATACCAACAATGCAATCTTTTTAAGAAAGGAGAGAGACATTATGAAACAGCAAGTACAGAAGTTCGGACGTTTTTTGAGCGGCATGGTGCTGCCCAACATCAGTGCGCTGATCGCATGGGGATTTTTCACCGCGATCTTCCTGCAGGGAGGGTGGTTCCCAAATGAAAAGATGGCAGCCGTGATCAGTCCTATGCTTAACTATCTCATTCCGGTCCTGATGGGCTATACCGGAGGAAAGATGGTGTACGGAACAAGAGGAGCAGTCGTCGGTGCAGTGGCAACCTTCGGCATCATCATCGGAGGCTCCATCCCGATGTTCCTCGGAGCAATGATCGCAGGACCTCTTGGAGGATGGCTTGTGAAAAAGCTGGACGGTCTGCTGAAAGACAAGATTCCGACAGGTTTTGAGATGCTTTATGACAATTTTTCCGCAGGAATCCTCGGAATGATTCTCGTAATGCTCTGTTTCTGGATTATGGGGCCGCTCGTAGAGGGAGCCAGCAATGCCCTTGGAAACGGAGTAAAGGCAATCGTAGACGCGGGAATGCTGCCGCTGGCATCTGTTATCATTGAGCCGGCAAAAATTTTATTTTTAAATAACGCCATTCAGTATGGCGTGCTGACACCGCTTGGTCTTGCAGACGCGGCTGAAGCCGGAAAATCCATCTACTTTCTGCTGGAAGGCAACCTGGGGCCTGGACTCGGAGTACTCCTTGCATGCTGGTTTTTCGGAAAAGGAGAAGCAAAGAGTTCTGCTCCGGGTGCTATCATTATTCAATTCTTCGGCGGAATCCATGAACTTTACTTCCCCTATGTACTTATGAAGCCTGCCCTGATCATCGCGGTAATCCTGGGAGGCAGTGCAGGAATACTTACCAACTCCTTATTGGGCAGCGGTCTTGTGGCGGCGGCGACACCGGGAAGTATTTTTGCCTATATGGCCATGGCTCCGAAAGGCGGGGCGCTTCCGGTGCTGGCAGGTATTGCTGCGGCTACGGCAGTATCTTTTATCGCTGCTTCCATTATTTATAAGCGCTCTAAAGATGATGAGGAAGAGGGCAGCTTCCAGAGTTTTGACCCATTGGATCTGTCTCTGGACGGCGGGGTAAAGAAGATCGTCTTTGCCTGTGATGCGGGAATGGGCTCCAGCGCCATGGCGGCGGCTACTTTGACGAATAAGCTGAATAAGGCCGGAATCAATATTAAAGTGGCTCACACATCTGTGGATGAGATACCAGAGGACGCAGAGATTATTCTTACTCACACAAGCCTTGCGGACAGGGCGAAATCTTATAACAGTACGGCACGGATCATTGCGGTTTCCAACTTTGTTGAGGCACCGGAATATGACCGGCTGGTGGAAGAACTGAAAAAGCAGCAGTAAATGTATGGGGAGGAAATCGTATGCGTGTGAAAATGGCTTCTCTATATGGGA is a window encoding:
- a CDS encoding PTS mannitol transporter subunit IICB yields the protein MKQQVQKFGRFLSGMVLPNISALIAWGFFTAIFLQGGWFPNEKMAAVISPMLNYLIPVLMGYTGGKMVYGTRGAVVGAVATFGIIIGGSIPMFLGAMIAGPLGGWLVKKLDGLLKDKIPTGFEMLYDNFSAGILGMILVMLCFWIMGPLVEGASNALGNGVKAIVDAGMLPLASVIIEPAKILFLNNAIQYGVLTPLGLADAAEAGKSIYFLLEGNLGPGLGVLLACWFFGKGEAKSSAPGAIIIQFFGGIHELYFPYVLMKPALIIAVILGGSAGILTNSLLGSGLVAAATPGSIFAYMAMAPKGGALPVLAGIAAATAVSFIAASIIYKRSKDDEEEGSFQSFDPLDLSLDGGVKKIVFACDAGMGSSAMAAATLTNKLNKAGINIKVAHTSVDEIPEDAEIILTHTSLADRAKSYNSTARIIAVSNFVEAPEYDRLVEELKKQQ